The Streptomyces sp. NBC_01775 genome includes a region encoding these proteins:
- a CDS encoding DMT family transporter: protein MTVRNERTEAGSASPRTADQPTEGTPPSAPREHGGGLARRSPVLLAVTGSACISASAMFVKLSGVNAGTAAFLRCALALLALLPFALLERRRLGPRAPRLALLDLAAGALLGVDFVFWAQSIHDVGSSIATVLLNIQVAVFPLLALAFGRVRPGARFWWTLPVMLFGVALASGAIGDPEPGSSPVSGVLYGAAAGVAFAGYLFLTRQGGTRRGGSPQGGGQASHTVHPVCVSTLGAGLTSGVLGSLWTGVDPAPGWGPLGWLAVMALFGQVLALILIGPALARLAPTTSSALLLLQPVLALFLGVLFLGERPTVTQFAGCALVVLAVWRASRRAH from the coding sequence ATGACCGTGCGGAACGAGCGAACCGAAGCAGGCTCAGCCTCCCCGCGAACAGCGGACCAGCCGACGGAGGGAACACCCCCATCGGCACCCCGCGAGCACGGCGGCGGGCTCGCGCGGCGCAGCCCCGTCCTGCTGGCCGTGACGGGCTCGGCGTGCATCTCCGCCTCGGCGATGTTCGTGAAGCTCTCAGGGGTGAACGCGGGCACGGCCGCCTTCCTGCGCTGCGCGCTGGCGCTGCTCGCGCTGCTGCCCTTCGCCCTGCTGGAGCGGCGCAGGCTCGGTCCGCGCGCGCCGCGCCTGGCGCTCCTGGACTTGGCGGCGGGCGCGCTGCTGGGGGTCGACTTCGTGTTCTGGGCGCAGAGCATCCACGACGTCGGCTCGTCCATCGCCACGGTGCTGCTCAACATCCAGGTCGCCGTCTTCCCGCTGCTGGCCCTCGCCTTCGGCCGCGTCCGCCCCGGCGCGCGCTTTTGGTGGACGCTGCCGGTGATGCTGTTCGGAGTCGCCCTCGCCAGCGGCGCGATCGGCGACCCCGAGCCGGGCAGCAGCCCGGTCTCCGGCGTGCTCTACGGCGCGGCGGCCGGGGTGGCGTTCGCGGGCTATCTGTTCCTGACCCGACAGGGCGGCACCCGGCGGGGCGGCAGCCCGCAAGGCGGCGGACAGGCGTCGCACACCGTCCATCCGGTATGTGTCTCGACGTTGGGGGCCGGCCTCACCTCCGGCGTGCTGGGCTCGCTGTGGACGGGCGTCGATCCGGCGCCCGGCTGGGGGCCGTTGGGCTGGCTGGCGGTCATGGCGCTGTTCGGCCAGGTACTGGCGCTCATCCTGATAGGCCCCGCGCTGGCCCGCCTCGCGCCCACGACAAGCTCGGCACTGCTGCTGCTCCAGCCGGTGCTGGCGCTCTTCCTCGGTGTCCTGTTCCTCGGCGAACGGCCCACGGTGACCCAGTTCGCCGGGTGTGCCCTGGTGGTGCTGGCCGTGTGGCGCGCCAGCAGGAGAGCTCACTAG
- a CDS encoding serine hydrolase domain-containing protein, producing the protein MPPRTVLTALIATATVLALAVGSSAATDRSHTRTREAMETLVQQRGAPGALARVEDHGGVWAGTEGVADRRTGRSRLPQERFRIGSLTKPFVATVLLQLEAEGTLRLDDPVERWLPGLCKSGYGAATGGPRHSVTLRQLLGHTSGIPDYTADPALRGDYFDVGFLTHRRQSHAPADLVAGSLKRSPLFRPGTRWSYSNTNYVLAGMVIERATGLSYAEEIERRVLRPLKLDDTSLPGTSTRLPGPHSRAYSTLFQPGSHPALHDVTALDPSLAGAAGEMLSSGRDLVRFARALLTGRLLPPRQLKEMKTTRVAAPRERYGLGLTERTLSCGITVWGHEGAIHGSRTTVFTTSDGGHTAAFNLNGDWSGTRKLTEAEYCG; encoded by the coding sequence ATGCCGCCGCGCACGGTCCTGACCGCACTCATCGCCACCGCGACCGTTCTCGCACTTGCCGTCGGCTCCTCGGCCGCCACCGACCGGAGCCACACGCGCACCCGCGAGGCGATGGAGACGCTCGTCCAACAGCGCGGCGCACCCGGCGCGTTGGCGCGGGTGGAGGACCACGGCGGGGTGTGGGCGGGCACGGAGGGGGTCGCGGACCGCCGCACCGGGCGCTCCCGGCTTCCGCAGGAACGGTTCCGCATCGGCAGCCTCACCAAGCCGTTCGTCGCCACGGTGCTGCTCCAGCTCGAAGCCGAGGGCACGCTGCGGCTGGACGACCCGGTGGAACGCTGGCTGCCCGGCCTGTGCAAGAGCGGCTACGGCGCGGCCACAGGCGGGCCCCGGCACTCTGTGACGCTGCGGCAGCTGCTGGGTCACACCAGCGGAATCCCCGACTACACCGCCGACCCGGCGCTGCGCGGCGACTACTTCGACGTCGGCTTCCTCACCCACCGCCGGCAGTCCCACGCCCCCGCCGACCTGGTGGCCGGCAGCCTGAAGCGGTCCCCGCTGTTCCGCCCCGGCACGCGATGGAGCTACTCCAACACCAACTACGTGCTCGCGGGGATGGTCATCGAACGCGCCACGGGACTCTCGTACGCCGAGGAGATCGAACGCCGCGTCCTGCGCCCCCTGAAGCTCGACGACACCTCGCTGCCCGGCACCTCGACGCGGCTGCCCGGCCCGCACTCCCGGGCGTATTCCACGCTGTTCCAGCCGGGGTCGCACCCCGCCCTGCACGATGTCACCGCACTCGATCCGTCCTTGGCCGGCGCCGCGGGAGAGATGCTCTCCTCCGGCCGTGACCTGGTGCGCTTCGCCCGCGCGCTGCTCACGGGACGGCTGCTGCCTCCCCGGCAGCTGAAGGAGATGAAGACGACCCGCGTGGCCGCGCCCCGCGAGCGCTACGGCCTGGGCCTGACCGAGCGCACCCTCTCGTGCGGGATCACGGTCTGGGGCCACGAGGGCGCCATACACGGCTCCCGCACCACGGTCTTCACCACCTCCGACGGCGGCCACACCGCTGCCTTCAACCTCAACGGCGACTGGTCGGGGACCCGCAAGCTGACCGAGGCCGAGTACTGCGGCTGA
- a CDS encoding AfsR/SARP family transcriptional regulator codes for MKAEYTVLGDIGLRVDGRPVGLGHLRQRTVLAVLLVEDGRAVTADQLAERVWGEPLPGSFRSTLYGYISRLRGLLAATGAGGIVKGQGGYRLQAVDAGTDLRRFRQLAAQARDTPDQKAADRLFTRALEVWAGDFCAGVDTPWFNELRGHLAQERFAVELDRNDVALHHGRHRELLPELTDRADRYELDQRLAGQLILALHRCGRTADALHRYEYLSGRLAEELGMDPGGPLRRLHQQLLSCDPALDPAPSASAATGTAQAPVPHQLPAPPRPFTGRRRELAELTDRLAGSEGGHLLTIGGPGGVGKTWLALHWAHTHSDGFPDGQLYADLHGYDPSVEPVDPAAVIRNILHAFGVAPESVPPDPAARSALYRSVLAGRRLIVVLDNARDENQVRPLLPGSPSSTVLVTSRNRLTALAATHGSRELPLDVFGETEARTLLTLRLGAERAAAEDGAVTTMLEHCGGLPLALSIIAARAAARPDFPLEVHADELRETTGRLDVLDAGDLTADLRAVFSSSVRALSPPARDLFALLGPAPGPDIGLPAVACLTASPASRARVTLRELVTAHLVYEDKPGRYRMHDLLRLYAAEQAAERGERTVEPPGGEEADAGPLRRLVDFYLHSAHAAERLLHPHRTPLEIGEPTAGCAPDVPPDEVSAFTWLENNHPHLLAAQRLAAREGRHAVVWHLAWSLDTYHRRRGHVHSQLLTWRAGRAAAAQLADPAAQALACRCLGIACIRAGLHEEALEHLHEALRRAKETGDVAGQAHSRLILAYAWESRGNDEQALRHAGPALPLFEALAVQVWTAQAHTQVGLYCARLGQYGRARTHCRTALALFRHQDERDGMADAESTLGYIAHHEGRPGRARHHYEQALRLFQELGHAYREAETLDRLGDVLSSLGREEEAQSAWSEALTLYRAQHREQEAQAVTEHLHRS; via the coding sequence GTGAAGGCTGAGTACACGGTGCTCGGTGACATCGGCCTACGGGTCGACGGGCGACCCGTAGGACTGGGACATCTGCGGCAGCGCACCGTACTGGCCGTGCTGCTGGTGGAGGACGGGCGTGCGGTCACCGCTGACCAGCTTGCCGAAAGGGTCTGGGGGGAACCACTCCCCGGCAGTTTCCGCAGCACTCTGTACGGCTACATCTCCCGCCTTCGGGGTCTTCTCGCCGCGACCGGCGCGGGCGGCATCGTCAAGGGACAGGGCGGATACCGGCTTCAGGCCGTGGATGCCGGGACCGACTTGCGGCGGTTCCGGCAGCTGGCCGCCCAGGCAAGGGACACTCCGGACCAGAAGGCAGCCGACCGGCTGTTCACCCGGGCGCTGGAGGTGTGGGCCGGTGACTTCTGCGCCGGTGTGGACACACCCTGGTTCAACGAACTGCGCGGCCATCTCGCGCAGGAGCGGTTCGCCGTGGAACTGGACCGCAACGATGTCGCGCTGCACCACGGCCGGCACCGGGAACTGCTGCCGGAGCTGACCGACCGGGCGGACAGGTACGAGCTGGACCAGCGGCTGGCGGGCCAGTTGATCCTCGCGCTCCACCGGTGCGGCAGGACCGCCGATGCCCTGCACCGCTACGAGTACCTCAGCGGACGGCTCGCCGAGGAACTGGGGATGGACCCCGGCGGTCCGCTGCGGCGGTTGCACCAGCAGCTCCTGAGCTGTGACCCGGCGCTCGACCCCGCCCCTTCCGCGAGCGCCGCCACGGGGACGGCACAAGCGCCCGTGCCGCACCAGCTTCCCGCGCCGCCCCGGCCGTTCACCGGCCGTCGGCGGGAGCTGGCCGAACTGACGGACCGGCTGGCAGGCTCCGAGGGCGGGCACCTCCTGACCATCGGCGGCCCCGGCGGGGTGGGCAAGACCTGGCTGGCCCTGCACTGGGCCCACACGCACAGCGACGGCTTCCCCGACGGACAGCTCTACGCGGATCTGCATGGATACGACCCGTCCGTCGAACCAGTGGATCCGGCCGCGGTGATCCGCAACATCCTCCACGCCTTCGGCGTCGCTCCCGAGAGCGTGCCGCCCGATCCGGCGGCGCGGTCCGCCCTCTACCGGAGTGTGCTCGCCGGCCGCCGCTTGATCGTCGTCCTCGACAACGCCCGTGACGAGAACCAGGTGCGCCCGCTGCTGCCAGGCAGTCCGAGCAGCACCGTGCTGGTGACCAGCCGCAACCGCCTCACCGCACTCGCCGCCACGCACGGCAGCCGGGAACTGCCTCTCGATGTCTTCGGGGAGACCGAGGCACGCACACTGCTCACGCTCCGGCTGGGGGCCGAGCGGGCCGCCGCCGAAGACGGTGCGGTCACCACCATGCTGGAGCACTGCGGCGGCCTGCCACTCGCGTTGAGCATCATCGCGGCCCGGGCGGCGGCCCGTCCGGACTTCCCTCTCGAAGTCCACGCCGACGAACTACGGGAAACCACAGGGCGGCTGGACGTCCTGGACGCCGGGGACCTGACCGCGGACCTGCGCGCCGTCTTCTCCTCCTCCGTCCGCGCGCTCAGCCCGCCCGCGCGAGACCTCTTCGCGCTGCTGGGACCGGCGCCCGGCCCCGACATCGGACTCCCGGCCGTCGCCTGTCTCACCGCCTCACCGGCCTCCCGCGCCCGCGTCACGCTGCGGGAGCTGGTGACCGCTCACCTGGTGTACGAGGACAAGCCCGGCCGCTACCGGATGCATGACCTGCTGCGGCTGTACGCGGCCGAACAGGCCGCGGAGCGCGGGGAGCGGACCGTGGAGCCACCCGGTGGAGAGGAGGCGGATGCCGGGCCGCTCCGGCGCCTCGTGGACTTCTACCTGCACTCCGCCCACGCCGCCGAACGCCTGCTGCATCCGCACCGCACCCCTTTGGAGATCGGCGAGCCCACCGCCGGCTGCGCGCCGGACGTCCCCCCGGACGAGGTCTCCGCCTTCACCTGGCTCGAGAACAACCACCCCCATCTGCTCGCCGCTCAGCGGCTGGCCGCCCGGGAGGGCCGGCATGCGGTGGTGTGGCACCTGGCCTGGAGCCTGGACACCTACCACCGCAGGCGCGGACACGTGCACAGCCAGCTCCTCACCTGGCGCGCGGGCCGGGCTGCCGCAGCGCAGCTCGCCGATCCCGCCGCGCAGGCTCTCGCCTGCCGCTGCCTGGGAATCGCCTGCATCCGCGCCGGACTCCACGAGGAGGCGCTGGAACACCTGCACGAGGCACTGCGACGGGCGAAGGAAACCGGCGATGTGGCCGGGCAGGCCCACAGCCGGCTGATCCTCGCCTACGCGTGGGAAAGCCGGGGGAACGACGAACAGGCGCTACGGCACGCCGGTCCGGCCCTGCCCCTTTTCGAGGCGCTCGCCGTCCAGGTGTGGACCGCGCAGGCCCACACCCAGGTGGGGTTGTACTGCGCTCGGCTGGGACAGTACGGGCGAGCGCGCACACACTGCCGCACCGCCCTCGCGCTCTTCCGCCACCAGGACGAACGCGACGGAATGGCTGACGCCGAAAGCACCCTGGGCTACATCGCCCACCACGAAGGCCGGCCGGGCCGGGCACGGCACCACTACGAGCAGGCGCTGCGCTTGTTCCAGGAGCTGGGCCACGCCTACCGGGAGGCGGAGACCCTCGACCGGCTGGGTGACGTCCTCTCCTCACTGGGGCGTGAGGAGGAAGCACAGAGCGCCTGGAGCGAGGCGTTGACGCTGTACCGGGCACAGCACCGCGAGCAGGAGGCACAGGCGGTGACGGAGCACCTGCACCGGAGCTGA
- a CDS encoding beta-N-acetylglucosaminidase domain-containing protein, with protein MSAAALTAAVVSGLIGGAPAAQAAPPPSPDGPAAGTPDDDDARGELPPVWPRPQTMRERGSFVPAHSEAALIVDEDADPYALDVIRETLRSAGVRTVRETGHGQARHEQSPDGRPEASGTRAGAGRSGASGHPRRTEQPIPPDSLVVRVGTGSAEGALRALRAPARSDLPRGGYRLATGRHDGRDTVALEGADDDGLFYAAQTLRQLVTRHEGARGFPGVTVRDWPAAPVRGTTEGFYGQPWTSEERLAQLDFLGRTKQNRYLYAPGDDPYRQAARWRDPYPAGQRAEFRKLTERAKRNHVVLSWAVSPGQDLCFSSKDDRKALLRKLDAMRALGVRSFQLRFEDVSYSEWHCDNDADTYGSGPEAAARAQAELTNEVAKHLAERHPGAEPLSLVPTEFYQKGRTDYRAALAKRLDDRVEIGWSGVGVVPRTITGDELARAQTAFPRHRLVTLDNYPVNDYAQDRIFLGPYQGREPAVANGSAALLTNAMEQPTASRIPLFTAADYAWNPRGYRPQESWRAAIDEVAGGREADPRTRAAVHALAGNDTSSVLDGDESAYVRPLLEAFWTAYERGDKQELAKAAKRLRTAFSAMRTAPSRVPSGLAKEVEPWLSELSRLGEAGERSVDMVVAQARGDGAAVWKAQLDVRRLRAESEQRGKHKATVGKGVLAAFADKALRLSDEWTGVRKPKSDGGDQGSPGSPGKNAGHPEGSDGAKASGAPGGAPGRKPAVHGTPGPVPGSPLSSVVDGDPATAYRAAGVPAAGRFTPDSPPMLVPPSQGGGPEEAARRPAMTLALPEARPLRAVTVLTGPGSGTRAKVQAHVPGKGWHSLGALSESGWTQLTAGHDRAKADALRLVWAKDTEPPVVHEITPWYADTPKTSLALPRTTVDAVIGGSPARAHARLTGHRPSDVRGKVTVKAPKGFTVRTPARSTVRRGGTVDVPLRITADNSVKAGTYRVPVSFRGERVTLTVRAYPRTSGPDLAREGRASSSADETKDFPAAAVTDGKRGTRWSSPAKDGEWVQVELARKARVGQVVLHWQDAYASRYRIQVSPDGKRWRTAATVRDGEGGKESVRMDAPADTRFVRVQGDKRATRYGISLWSVGIHAVDGGKARHARRTGDRS; from the coding sequence GTGAGCGCCGCCGCGCTCACGGCCGCGGTCGTCTCCGGGCTGATCGGCGGCGCGCCCGCGGCACAGGCCGCTCCCCCGCCCTCGCCCGACGGGCCGGCGGCGGGCACTCCGGATGACGACGACGCGCGCGGTGAGCTGCCGCCGGTCTGGCCCCGCCCCCAGACGATGCGCGAGCGGGGCTCGTTCGTCCCCGCACATTCCGAGGCCGCGCTGATCGTGGACGAGGACGCGGATCCGTACGCGCTGGACGTGATCCGCGAGACCCTGCGCTCCGCCGGGGTGCGCACCGTGCGCGAGACAGGTCATGGACAGGCCCGTCACGAGCAGTCTCCGGACGGGCGTCCCGAGGCATCCGGCACGCGTGCGGGAGCCGGCCGCTCCGGCGCGTCCGGACACCCGCGCCGTACGGAGCAGCCGATCCCCCCGGACAGCCTCGTCGTACGCGTCGGCACCGGGTCCGCCGAGGGCGCGCTGCGCGCGCTGCGCGCTCCGGCCCGCTCCGACCTGCCCCGAGGCGGCTACCGCCTGGCAACCGGGAGGCACGACGGGCGCGACACCGTGGCACTCGAAGGGGCCGACGACGACGGGCTGTTCTACGCGGCCCAGACCCTCCGGCAGCTCGTCACGCGGCACGAAGGAGCGCGCGGCTTCCCCGGAGTGACCGTGCGCGACTGGCCCGCGGCGCCGGTGCGCGGGACCACCGAGGGCTTCTACGGGCAGCCCTGGACGAGCGAAGAGCGCCTGGCCCAGCTGGACTTCCTGGGCCGCACCAAGCAGAACCGCTATCTCTACGCGCCGGGCGACGATCCGTACCGCCAGGCCGCCCGCTGGCGCGACCCGTACCCCGCCGGACAGCGCGCGGAATTCCGGAAGCTGACCGAGCGCGCCAAGCGCAACCACGTGGTGCTGAGCTGGGCGGTCTCGCCGGGACAGGACCTGTGCTTCTCCTCGAAGGACGACCGCAAGGCCCTCCTGCGCAAGCTGGACGCGATGCGCGCGCTGGGCGTGCGCTCCTTCCAGCTGCGCTTCGAGGACGTCAGCTACAGCGAGTGGCACTGCGACAACGACGCCGACACCTATGGCTCGGGCCCCGAGGCGGCGGCCCGCGCGCAGGCGGAGCTGACCAACGAGGTCGCCAAGCACCTGGCCGAGCGCCATCCGGGCGCGGAGCCGCTGTCGCTGGTGCCGACGGAGTTCTACCAGAAGGGCAGGACGGACTACCGCGCGGCGCTCGCCAAGCGGCTGGATGACCGGGTCGAGATCGGATGGAGCGGCGTCGGGGTCGTCCCGCGCACCATCACCGGCGACGAACTGGCGCGGGCACAGACGGCGTTCCCGCGCCACCGGCTGGTGACGCTGGACAACTATCCGGTCAACGACTACGCGCAGGACCGCATCTTCCTGGGCCCCTACCAAGGCAGGGAGCCCGCCGTCGCGAACGGATCGGCCGCGCTGCTCACCAACGCGATGGAACAGCCGACGGCCTCCCGCATCCCGCTGTTCACAGCGGCCGACTACGCCTGGAACCCGCGCGGCTACCGCCCGCAGGAGTCCTGGCGGGCCGCCATCGACGAGGTCGCGGGCGGACGTGAGGCCGACCCGCGTACCCGCGCCGCGGTGCACGCGCTGGCGGGCAACGACACCTCCTCGGTGCTCGACGGCGACGAGTCCGCGTATGTGCGCCCGCTGCTGGAGGCCTTCTGGACGGCCTACGAGCGCGGCGACAAGCAGGAGCTGGCCAAGGCCGCCAAGCGGCTGCGTACGGCCTTCTCCGCGATGCGTACGGCGCCCTCGCGGGTGCCCTCCGGCCTCGCGAAGGAGGTCGAGCCGTGGCTGTCCGAGCTGTCCCGGCTGGGCGAGGCCGGCGAGCGCTCGGTCGACATGGTGGTGGCGCAGGCCCGGGGCGACGGCGCCGCGGTCTGGAAGGCGCAGCTGGACGTCAGGCGGCTGCGCGCGGAGAGCGAGCAGCGCGGCAAGCACAAGGCCACGGTCGGCAAGGGCGTGCTGGCCGCCTTCGCCGACAAGGCACTCCGGCTCTCGGACGAGTGGACGGGCGTACGGAAGCCCAAGAGCGACGGCGGCGACCAGGGCTCCCCCGGCTCCCCGGGTAAAAACGCCGGGCATCCGGAGGGCTCGGACGGCGCCAAGGCATCCGGGGCGCCCGGCGGTGCTCCCGGCCGGAAGCCGGCCGTGCACGGCACCCCCGGCCCCGTCCCCGGCTCCCCGCTGTCCTCCGTCGTGGACGGCGACCCGGCCACGGCCTACCGCGCGGCGGGCGTACCGGCGGCCGGGCGCTTCACCCCGGACAGCCCGCCCATGCTCGTGCCCCCCTCCCAGGGCGGCGGCCCGGAAGAGGCGGCGCGGCGCCCTGCGATGACGCTCGCGCTGCCCGAAGCGCGCCCGCTGCGCGCCGTCACGGTGCTGACCGGGCCGGGCTCAGGCACCCGCGCGAAGGTACAGGCCCACGTCCCGGGCAAGGGCTGGCACAGCCTCGGCGCCCTTTCGGAGAGCGGCTGGACCCAACTGACGGCGGGGCACGACCGGGCCAAGGCCGACGCGCTGCGCCTGGTGTGGGCCAAGGACACCGAGCCGCCCGTCGTCCACGAGATCACCCCCTGGTACGCGGACACCCCCAAGACCTCGCTGGCGCTGCCCCGTACGACGGTGGACGCGGTGATCGGCGGGAGCCCCGCACGGGCGCACGCGCGGCTGACGGGGCACCGGCCCTCGGACGTGCGCGGCAAGGTCACGGTGAAGGCGCCCAAGGGCTTCACCGTCCGCACTCCGGCGCGCTCGACCGTACGGCGCGGCGGCACGGTGGACGTACCACTGCGGATCACGGCGGACAACTCGGTCAAGGCTGGCACCTATCGGGTCCCGGTCTCCTTCCGCGGGGAGCGGGTCACCCTGACCGTGCGGGCCTATCCGCGCACTTCGGGGCCGGACCTCGCGCGGGAGGGGCGTGCCAGTTCCTCGGCGGACGAGACGAAGGACTTCCCCGCCGCCGCCGTCACGGACGGCAAGCGCGGCACGCGCTGGTCCTCGCCCGCCAAGGACGGCGAGTGGGTACAGGTGGAGCTGGCCCGGAAGGCGCGGGTGGGCCAGGTAGTGCTGCACTGGCAGGACGCCTACGCCTCCCGCTACCGGATCCAGGTCTCGCCCGACGGCAAGCGCTGGCGCACCGCGGCGACCGTGCGCGACGGGGAGGGCGGCAAGGAGTCGGTCCGGATGGACGCTCCCGCCGACACCCGCTTCGTCCGCGTCCAGGGGGACAAGCGGGCGACGCGCTACGGCATCTCGCTCTGGTCGGTCGGGATCCACGCCGTGGACGGCGGCAAGGCCCGGCACGCACGCCGGACCGGGGACAGGTCGTAG
- the malQ gene encoding 4-alpha-glucanotransferase, translated as MPLPEAPSGGTPLARLAAAHGVSLSYETAPGRQVRVPEETVVSVLAALGVDASTPDAVRAALERHERDSSRLLPPTVVLRSGARTGSAYPEPPSSGSLAELSALSALSAKVAAPGPLPGPDAGPAPTSGSASPSVAALAGLPEGTVLRVVTDSGETLGWGPGTELPSGVHTLFAHAPGDRAAHSTLIVAPELFPAPRVRPGRERGHGVLVQLYSLLSSRSWGMGDLADLSDLAGWAGRTLGADFIQLNPLHSAVPAAAGARMDPSPYRPSSRCFPDPVHLRIEEIPEYAYLDAGDRQRAAALLSRAAALRDAVLRKDAYIERDAVWGLKREALELVRKVPLGPGRRTAYCDFLAERGQALEDHATWCAFAELHGPDWRSWPAGLDDPRSARTADARDEHMERVDFHCWAAWLTDGQLAAAQRSAREAGMPVGLVHDLAVGVHPSGADAWAQQEILAQGITVGAPPDAFNVQGQDWGLPPWRPDALAGTGYAAYREVLAGLLRHAGALRVDHVMGHSRLWWVPEGRPPTEGTYVRYDTEAMHGVLALEAHRARAAVIGEDLGTVEPGVREELASRRVLGTSVLWFERDYAREREATAGTEPDGRGGAAVREESGRTAPLPPERWRTDCLATATTHDLPSTAARLTGAHIELRERLGLLARTAADERAADSAELAEWLSLFERLRLLPEGRGDEEGQIKAVYRFLAGTPARMLGVWLPDAVGDRRAQNVPGTSVEYPNWRLPLADAGGRPVTLDELTTLPRVRELFAELRRSLD; from the coding sequence ATGCCCCTCCCCGAGGCTCCGTCCGGGGGGACCCCCCTCGCGCGGCTCGCCGCCGCGCACGGGGTCTCGCTGTCCTACGAGACCGCACCGGGCCGCCAGGTCCGGGTGCCCGAGGAGACGGTCGTCTCCGTGCTCGCGGCATTAGGAGTCGACGCCTCGACGCCGGACGCCGTCCGCGCGGCGCTGGAGCGGCACGAGCGGGACAGCAGCCGGCTGCTTCCTCCCACCGTCGTGCTGCGCTCCGGCGCGCGCACCGGCTCCGCGTATCCGGAGCCGCCCTCCAGCGGCTCCCTTGCGGAGTTATCCGCGTTATCCGCGTTATCCGCCAAGGTCGCCGCTCCCGGGCCCCTCCCCGGCCCCGATGCCGGGCCCGCCCCCACTTCCGGCTCCGCTTCCCCCTCCGTGGCCGCGCTCGCCGGGCTTCCCGAAGGCACCGTCCTGCGCGTCGTCACCGACAGCGGCGAGACCCTCGGCTGGGGCCCCGGCACCGAGCTGCCGTCAGGTGTGCACACCCTGTTCGCGCACGCCCCCGGCGACCGCGCGGCCCACAGCACGCTCATCGTCGCCCCCGAGCTCTTCCCCGCCCCCAGGGTGCGGCCCGGCCGCGAGCGCGGTCACGGCGTGCTGGTGCAGCTCTACTCCCTGCTCTCCTCGCGCTCCTGGGGCATGGGCGACCTCGCCGACCTCAGCGACCTCGCCGGGTGGGCGGGGCGCACGCTGGGCGCCGACTTCATCCAGCTCAACCCGCTGCACAGCGCGGTACCGGCGGCTGCGGGCGCGCGGATGGACCCCTCCCCGTACCGCCCCTCCTCGCGGTGCTTCCCCGACCCCGTACACCTGCGGATCGAGGAGATCCCCGAGTACGCCTACCTCGACGCGGGCGACCGGCAGCGGGCTGCCGCGCTGCTCTCGCGCGCCGCGGCACTGCGGGACGCGGTGCTGCGCAAGGACGCCTACATCGAGCGGGACGCCGTGTGGGGCCTCAAGCGGGAGGCGCTGGAGCTGGTGCGCAAGGTCCCGCTCGGGCCGGGCCGGCGCACGGCCTACTGCGACTTCCTGGCCGAGCGCGGCCAGGCGCTGGAGGACCACGCGACCTGGTGCGCCTTCGCCGAGCTGCACGGCCCCGACTGGCGCTCCTGGCCCGCCGGGCTCGACGACCCGCGCTCGGCGCGTACGGCCGACGCGCGGGACGAGCACATGGAGCGCGTCGACTTCCACTGCTGGGCAGCGTGGCTCACCGACGGCCAGCTCGCCGCCGCGCAGCGCAGCGCCCGCGAGGCCGGGATGCCCGTCGGGCTGGTGCACGACCTCGCCGTCGGCGTCCATCCGAGCGGCGCCGACGCGTGGGCGCAGCAGGAGATCCTCGCGCAGGGCATCACGGTCGGCGCGCCTCCCGACGCGTTCAACGTGCAGGGGCAGGACTGGGGGCTGCCGCCCTGGCGCCCGGACGCGCTGGCCGGGACGGGGTACGCGGCCTACCGCGAGGTGCTGGCCGGGCTGCTGCGGCACGCGGGCGCACTGCGCGTCGACCACGTGATGGGCCACTCGCGGCTGTGGTGGGTCCCCGAGGGCCGTCCGCCCACCGAGGGCACATACGTGCGGTACGACACCGAGGCCATGCACGGTGTCCTCGCCCTGGAGGCGCACCGGGCGCGGGCCGCGGTCATCGGCGAGGACCTGGGCACGGTCGAGCCCGGAGTCCGCGAGGAGCTGGCCTCCCGGCGGGTGCTGGGCACCTCGGTGCTGTGGTTCGAGCGGGACTACGCGCGCGAACGGGAGGCCACAGCGGGCACGGAGCCGGACGGGCGCGGGGGAGCGGCCGTCCGCGAGGAGAGCGGCAGAACGGCGCCGCTGCCCCCGGAGCGCTGGCGGACCGACTGCCTGGCGACGGCGACCACGCACGACCTGCCCAGCACGGCGGCGCGCCTGACCGGTGCCCACATCGAACTGCGCGAACGGCTCGGGCTGCTGGCCCGCACGGCGGCCGACGAGCGCGCGGCCGACAGCGCCGAACTCGCCGAGTGGCTCTCGCTGTTCGAGCGGCTGCGGCTGCTGCCGGAGGGGAGGGGCGACGAGGAGGGCCAGATCAAGGCGGTCTACCGCTTCCTCGCCGGAACGCCCGCCCGGATGCTCGGCGTATGGCTGCCCGACGCCGTGGGCGACCGGCGGGCGCAGAACGTGCCGGGCACCAGCGTGGAATACCCCAACTGGCGGCTGCCGTTGGCGGACGCCGGAGGCCGCCCTGTCACGCTGGACGAGCTGACCACCTTGCCGCGGGTCCGCGAGCTGTTCGCGGAGCTGCGGCGTTCCCTGGACTGA